In Pararge aegeria chromosome 5, ilParAegt1.1, whole genome shotgun sequence, one DNA window encodes the following:
- the LOC120623847 gene encoding trypsin-like: MAWPLLWLLLCLLSVADLQEAADGDCCADDAQENQVTATEDELQDVELEAACPELSGQIIGGRPSSVTRHPYQVSMVINGNSFCGGFIISRDYILTAAHCVQTAVPGAIRVRVGSTRRDRGGSIVSVSGVSVHPQYGQPQFDHDIAALRLTAPLVFGPAIQPIRLPNPRQAVPLVRLTVTGWGLTAPGGRRIPRNMMEANVPVVPHWLCRLSYGDSLTSNMFCGGHFLIGGVSSCQGDSGGPAVFRGTAFGIVSFARGCALPLSPTVFSNVAALRDWVTQMTGV; this comes from the exons ATGGCTTGGCCGCTGCTTTGGCTGCTTCTGTGCCTACTATCTGTCGCTG ATCTCCAGGAGGCGGCAGACGGGGATTGCTGTGCTGATGATGCACAGGAAAATCAGGTCACCGCTACCGAGGACGAGTTACAGGATGTGGAGCTGGAAGCGGCGTGTCCTGAGCTCAGTGGGCAGATCATTGGAGGCAGACCCAGCTCGGTGACCAGGCACCCTTACCAGGTGTCCATGGTGATAAATGGGAACTCCTTCTGCGGAGGATTTATTATCAGCAGGGACTACATTCTCACCGCAGCGCATTGCGTACAAAC CGCAGTTCCCGGCGCCATCCGTGTCCGAGTGGGCAGCACCCGCCGTGACCGCGGCGGCAGTATCGTCAGCGTGTCGGGCGTGTCGGTGCACCCGCAGTACGGGCAGCCGCAATTCGACCACGACATAGCGGCACTGAGGCTCACTGCGCCGCTCGTGTTCGGGCCGGCGATCCAGCCCATCCGGCTGCCGAACCCGCGGCAGGCGGTGCCGCTCGTGCGGCTGACTGTCACCGGATGGGGCTTGACTGCT CCAGGAGGGCGTCGGATTCCCCGGAACATGATGGAAGCTAACGTGCCCGTGGTGCCACACTGGCTGTGCAGGCTTTCATACGGAGACTCGCTCACGTCGAATATGTTCTGCGGAGGACATTTCCTTATCGGCGGAGTGTCTTCGTGCCAA GGCGACTCCGGCGGGCCGGCCGTGTTCCGCGGGACGGCGTTCGGGATCGTGTCGTTTGCTCGCGGCTGCGCGCTACCGCTGTCGCCCACCGTGTTCAGCAATGTAGCCGCGCTGCGGGACTGGGTCACGCAGATGACTGGCGTGTAG